AAACCAATCCTAAAAAAGACGGTGAAGTAAACGGCGTTCGTAACTAGAGGACTTTTCTACTGAATTCCTCTaccgcacatgtgtcaaagtggcggcccgggggccaaatctggcccgccgcatcattttgtgcggcccgggaaagttaatcatgagttccgactttcagttttaggatcaaattcaaatgaagagtatagatgtatattacatttcctgattttcccccttttaaatcaatattgtcattttttaatccatttttctttgtttttagttcaaaaatcattttgtaaaatctaaaaatatatttaaaaaaaagttaaaataaacattgtcttagatctataaaaaactgaacattcaggacttttaatctatttataaaaaacaaaaatctaaatatatctaaaatggtccaccccacatgaaatcgagttgacgttaacgcggcccatgaaccaacccgagtctgacacccctgctctaccgTTAGCAACATGCTAACTGACCTGCTCCATGTTCTTGCTGTACATGTCTTTGGCTCCTGCTACAGCAGTCAGGTTGTTGGCTTCCGCTGTGGCCTACCACATCAAGTCACAAACACGTACGTATTATTATCATcttgataataataacaacgtCAGAGTTTTCAAACCAAAATGACTACACACCTGCAGCATGGACTTTGGATGAGGCAGCTCTTCACCTTGATAGATCCTGATGTACGCCtagaagatgaataaaaaggCCCACATCTGCAACATCTCCCATTTGACCCAATTGGCGGGATCCCGTGCACTAAAAAGCGAACCTTGAAGTACTCCACAAGATCTCGACACGTGACTTTGTTGCCACCGATCTCCTTCACCACCAGTCGTTCGGGCGCCAGGAGCAGAGGCACCAGCTGCGACAGTTCCCGCTTGAAATCCTCGTCGATTTCTGAAATGGTCACGTTTCAGCCCGAGACTGGCGTGTGATTGGACGAATCCTCCTCACCTTTCAATCGTCCGTCAAAGGACGGGTTGGTGGACACCTTGAGGCCCGGGTGTGGCATCAGGAAGCAGCCGATGTTGGAAAAGCACGAGTGGATGTGCTTGCGGACATTTTGCAGCTCCTCGTGCTGGTTCTGTTTCACCTGCGGGAAGTCACGGTTAGAAAACGTATTCGTATGTGGGTGCTTTCTTAAAAAGCCGAACGCTCACCTGAAGTCGCTTCTCCAAGAACGCCGTGCCTCCCTCCAGGCCGTAATCGTGCTCATAAGGGAAACTCCAATCCCGAATCAAGAACATGAGCGACTAGTCAAAATACAAACCAGTTGGCACAATTAAAGTTTTGGCGGTCAACCGAACGGGACGCCGTGTCCTCATTCCAGCACCTGGAAAGGTTTTAGGTAGATCTCTTCCATTGCTAGCCGGCCATATTCTGTGAACAGCTGAAGCGAAACAAGAGCACCCATTAAAACCAACGGGGTCCGGGATGATGGATTTGAAAGAAGGGGACGCCAACCTGAAGATGCTGCAGATCGTCTTCCTGAATGTTTTGCGAAAGATTGTACACCTACGAAGCAATACAACTTGTGAGTACGTTTCAGAGacgggtacccggacatttcgtcgacggacagttgGCCTAACCTTAaacactattaaagaagacaaaggaaattcacatattctttattaaagaaaataaaacagcaaaaactcgctcgacaccacaaacacattaacatttgggtgtgtgaaagtactaaatgggctcgtctctaaacacactacgcatgAAACGGTTCCTCAGGGGGGCACGgagtgactccactaaattactattaaccGTTTGGTTTTTAATGgcgaattgatgtggctacgattctgactggatgctgatatttgttatgaagtatgccaaaaatactgcatctctgactttgattTGGACGCAcatgtttgattttaaatcaagctattgtcctttcaaagaacaaattctattaggagcgaatgggcctgttcttaaaattGCCGACAAGCGACAACGTCTAGCTCcattgcctcacaacgcgcatgggAAAtttagtctgtatacacgatacctatgggaataccaagcaaaaaaatggaagacgacgaagaatgtgaaattcctttgtcttctttttaataaaataattttattcattgccgtttattttaaaaacggagcgctcaacgtaggaaccccgtttcgtgcgtagtgtttagagacgagcccatttagtaagcacatgcccaaatgttaatgtgtctgtgttgtcgagcgagtttttgttgttttattttctttaataaagaatataaagaatatgtgaatttcctttgtcttctttaatagtggttaaggttaggcgaactgtctggcgacgaattgtccgtcgacgaaatgtccggtcgcgCAGAGACGGACTATTCCGGGAAGGCGATGGGACAGACCTGGACGGAACTGGTCATGGTGCTGAGGGCAAACACTGTGGCGCAGTCCTTGATGGTGGACTGGCTGTCGAAGGCTCCCTGCGTGTCCACCAGGAGGACGGCCACCTTGAAAACCAGACGCTTAACGGCGAGCGACCGGTGCAACAAAGTCCTCGGTTCTCGCCGTGGCCTACCTGGCCGCCGTCCGGTTTATCCACCACGAAAACTTCGCTCCAGACCTGAATCCCCGTGGTCTCCCTCTCGCAGCCTCCTCGCCACGTGAAGCCGGTCAAGGGTTCCTCGTCCCCGCCGATCCATTGCTTGTTTTGCTGTTGGCCCACGGGAGTGAAATGAGAAGAAAATGTGGCTTTTAGCACCATTTCAAGTCCCAGTATGAAGATCAAGACTCGCACGGCTCCAAAACTCTTGAATTTGAGTGACAAAAATAACTCTGGCAAGGGTTTTCCTCTGCGATCGTCCCACCTGATTGTACATGAATCGCAGCATAAAGTCCAGCAGGAAGGACTTTCCCTTGCGGAAGGCGCCGGCCACCGAGACCACCACCACGTCCAGGTCCCGCACGTGCTCCTGCAGGAGGATCCTCTCCAACGCGTCGGCGTCCAGCTGGAAGCTGTGCTCGTCCTCGTCGGCCAGCAGGATCTGGACGGGTCGGGCCTTCTCCTCGTCCTGACCACGACAGACGTTAAAAGACCGGATTTCTCCGGTCCGCGTCCCCCCCTCTCGAAGCCAAACCTGCAGTTCCTGAACGCCTTCGTCGGGCGAGGGCGTTAAGCCCGTCCCCGTGTCCCCGAGGGAGTCCATCTCCCCCGCGAGAAACTCGTCACAGAGGTCCTCGGGTCTGGCGAGAGCGGCCATGTGACTGTGTCTTACTAGCGGGACATCCTGGACGCCGCTACCATCTTTCCaaagaagaaacaaacaaaaaaacatgatgttagtgttgcaccctgcattttatcttgaaacacagggagaaataatcacaaagtGATTcgttgtatgtacatgcgttgtccctttaagaagcgacaacgtctggcgaccaaacatccgagtacctgcataaggcatcaacaatcgaacaccgacatacactttaacacgtcacacttgccatgtagatcaaggcatcaataatcgaataccgataaacACTTTTAGCATGTCACATTAGCGCATGAAGAACCTTCACCGAGATCTAGGTCACGCTCCAAAATAAGcgtgcactgaaaaaaaatcaacaaatcacAAGGACAGTGTTTGTAACCTTTCCTACACGGACAGAACCGCAACGGTTCTTCAGTCAAACGAGTCGTATGAAGAGCCATTTCCAATGTACTTAACCTTCTGAGCGTTTAAGTGCACCATCCACTTACCGCTGTGGCAGGAAGTACTACCACTCATCCCGACTttgtaaataattcaaaacTTCCATCCTGATGCTTTAGCTCGCATGTGTTCATTATTGAAGAAGAGCCGAGGGTGCCGACGCTAACTCCCGATAACGCCGGCTTGTGAGCGTTCATCTCAGGAGGGCAAACTAAAATTAGCCACCTTCCTCCTCGTCGTTGGTTCAGCGAGCACAAGTTAACTGGCCCGCTTTTCCCAACTGGCGCACTAAAAAAGGTCAGCGTGACTGGATGGGATGCGTTTGTCAGTCACGCATCACTTTTTTTGGCCATAGCGGGCAAAATCGGAGTAGCTATGATCTTCCTAATCCCCGTGCAAaaaccaagatttttttttccccaatatggcaagttttaaaaaagggcGAAAAGCCACCTAGCAACGAATGACCCACTTAGATTATCTTCACATTTGTTATCTTATGTGTAGCAAACAAATATGTTTTGCACATACTGATCTACTGAATAAAAAGGATAATGTAGTgctcttgtttttcattttactcAATAGATATCTTTTCCCGGTGGGTTgatttttatgaatatttttggatTGATTGATTGTTACTTCTTATGCCACCCCGTTGATACCGAATTAAAAAAGGGACGTTGCTCGTATCACATTGCGCCTCATTTTCGTTGTAGAGTTCTTTAGAATGGCGCACACTTTGTTCTACAAACCGTTAATCGCTAAACACGAGACACCGATTCCTCAGAAGCCTTTTGCATCAACCTTTTCAACGGAATCAAGTTTTTCCATGACCCGCTACTGCCCTAGAAAAACACTCAGAGCCGTAATATAGCAGATTTTCTGTGACTGTAATtgctgtattttgtttttagaaaaatgaAGGAGCGTTTTAATCAAGTGTCACTGACGCAGAATCCATACAAGTAATGACATTGTTATGATATAACTCCCTTTCCCTTACTAGGGTCGTGCCGAATGGTGTGTTAAGCAAGCGCCTGCCTGTGTGCCAGTTAAATAGCCCCATTCCAGCGTAATGTAATCCCACTTTGCTCTAAAACCCGTTTCGACATATCACTGGTGATTACAACAGTAAGCCCATTTTTGAAAGTCAAATGCTCGTCATTAGCGCGCTGGTTTGCAATGCAAAACTATGATCGGCCCCGACGGCACTCGATTAGCACGTTTCATTGCCAAAGActagtccaatctatttgaactgggaaggccCGCTATTAAACGAGCACCAGCAGCTATAGCGGGCTAATATTTGATATCCAAGTCATTACTGAGAGATTGCATTATTGATTTGCAGGCAAAACGATTCATTTCTATGCAGCTTTCGACTCCATGTTGTAACTCTGCATTCCCCACCCTAGCAAAGCTCCTTCCTGTTTACATTCGGGTGCCCACCACTGACCAGACAAGAGAAGACAGCAATGTCACGCGGGCTATCGAGCGTGACCCCTTTGGCTAAGCTTAACTTTAAAAACAATGCCAACGCGCATTTCGTGTACAAACTCGCAGACGGAGAAGGCAGAAATTGAATAAGAATGGGAAAGCCCCCACAAAACTCGATTCAGCTTTTTAGGTTGAATGCACCCTGGACTTGGCAACAAAAGAACAACTTGTCCCGGCCGGGGCCTCCCCCGTTTGGACATGAGCGGGGCAAATGTTCAATTGTAGCAAGATGAAGTGGACAAAGTGCACAATAAGAGCAGCAGCCAAAAATCTTTGTGTATAACTACACACATCTCTTTGCGTGGTAAGAAGGGCTTCCACTTTGAAATTTGGTGCTCAAAGCAACAATTGGAAAAACGGCGTACAAATAACCAACACTAATCTGCAGGATGCGTGACAAAAGGCACTGAACTAAAAATAAGAGGCTAAAGATACTGTTAGGTAGTCTAGTGCCATGAGAAATCCAAATTTTGCTTAATTGCTCCGAATTCGTGGCGGACGATACGACGATATTGGTTTGTTAAAACCTTAACATGATGACGATGTCATAAAAGCGGCAGAAAGGTTACATTTTCGACAGCAGCGGTTCGGCTcgtgagccatatgtggctctttcaacGAGCGCATTCGGCTTCCAGACCACTTCATCTTAAATTTGATGTGATTAGTTTTTATGTTACAAAATCATCACACATTGTTGTCCGTTGCCTTaacgcaggggtagggaacctatggctcgggagccatatgtggctctttccatgggtgcatatggctctccactgaCCTCTGAGGTCAAATATGAAAATCTacctctagcaccactttaatcataatttatttttttatgactcttctgcatgcatgatatcatcgatactgatttattagcaactgcataacaatgttgtccaaagaattcagagacttttggtacttaaaaagtggtgaaatgacatttttttaaaacttttcaattctgaaaatggctctcaagaaataactttagaaaatatcaattgtttatggctctctctgtccaAAAGGTTTCCGACCCCTGCCTTAACGTGTACATTCATTGCACATTTGGATTATTTCACTTAAACCGGTTCAGTAAGTTGATTCGTCTTGAAATATTAgactaaaaaatattataaaaatcgTGATATCTTTATGCCATGTAGTCCACCCCTCATTTAAATAGGAGTAATTTAGAAACAGTGCATCTTTAGTCATCCGGCCATGCTAGCAGAAATGTATACCTCCATTTACTCTCTTATGTTATGGTATTTTCCCTATTGTGAAATATGTATCCCAGCTCAATAATGGCTGGGGAAAATATTGGCCCAGTAATGGATACAGTGGGCACAGAGCAGCAAAACATTAAGCTCGGTGAGCGCACTAAGAATAGGCTGTGTAAAAATATCAAGGTTATTAGTGGACGGACGGGCTTTGTCGGGTTGTTTTGACTACAAAATCCTTCAACAAGGGAGCTAGAGAGGGCGGACATTGCAGCCTTGCGACCCACGATCGCTGATATCGGGGGGAAAGTGGCAACAAAACGGTCGGGTGAAAGGAGACAGGAGACAGGAGACAGGTGTCCATGCGTGAGACGCTTGCTCGGCTATCCCGATTCGACTCGTATTACACTGTTTTCACTTGCGGGAATGTTAGGATCTACGGTGGGAATTTACATTAGTGTTGTTAGGTTTGCGCGCATGGTCTTGGTTGAGGtagtgttgtttttattt
Above is a window of Stigmatopora argus isolate UIUO_Sarg chromosome 11, RoL_Sarg_1.0, whole genome shotgun sequence DNA encoding:
- the atl2 gene encoding atlastin-2 isoform X1, whose translation is MAAEVSGLRSRTHFEPNCKRTRNERDGSGVQDVPLVRHSHMAALARPEDLCDEFLAGEMDSLGDTGTGLTPSPDEGVQELQDEEKARPVQILLADEDEHSFQLDADALERILLQEHVRDLDVVVVSVAGAFRKGKSFLLDFMLRFMYNQQNKQWIGGDEEPLTGFTWRGGCERETTGIQVWSEVFVVDKPDGGQVAVLLVDTQGAFDSQSTIKDCATVFALSTMTSSVQVYNLSQNIQEDDLQHLQLFTEYGRLAMEEIYLKPFQSLMFLIRDWSFPYEHDYGLEGGTAFLEKRLQVKQNQHEELQNVRKHIHSCFSNIGCFLMPHPGLKVSTNPSFDGRLKEIDEDFKRELSQLVPLLLAPERLVVKEIGGNKVTCRDLVEYFKAYIRIYQGEELPHPKSMLQATAEANNLTAVAGAKDMYSKNMEQVCGGDKPYIAPADLERCHDEFRETSVRYFRSVKKMGGDEFCQRYQSRLEAELNEAFGNFCKHNDGKNIFYAARTPATLFAFMFAAYVASGVTGFVGLSTLAALANLAVFLAFLALCTWAYVKYSGEYREVGMAIDLVAETLWEQVLKPLSEHYMEDNVRQTLVNSLKASLNEPGGGGGGVGSSSSSSSTSTQQQNAKLKTH
- the atl2 gene encoding atlastin-2 isoform X2 gives rise to the protein MAAEVSGLRSRTHFEPNCKRTRNERDGSGVQDVPLVRHSHMAALARPEDLCDEFLAGEMDSLGDTGTGLTPSPDEGVQELQDEEKARPVQILLADEDEHSFQLDADALERILLQEHVRDLDVVVVSVAGAFRKGKSFLLDFMLRFMYNQQNKQWIGGDEEPLTGFTWRGGCERETTGIQVWSEVFVVDKPDGGQVAVLLVDTQGAFDSQSTIKDCATVFALSTMTSSVQVYNLSQNIQEDDLQHLQLFTEYGRLAMEEIYLKPFQSLMFLIRDWSFPYEHDYGLEGGTAFLEKRLQVKQNQHEELQNVRKHIHSCFSNIGCFLMPHPGLKVSTNPSFDGRLKEIDEDFKRELSQLVPLLLAPERLVVKEIGGNKVTCRDLVEYFKAYIRIYQGEELPHPKSMLQATAEANNLTAVAGAKDMYSKNMEQVCGGDKPYIAPADLERCHDEFRETSVRYFRSVKKMGGDEFCQRYQSRLEAELNEAFGNFCKHNDGKNIFYAARTPATLFAFMFAAYVASGVTGFVGLSTLAALANLAVFLAFLALCTWAYVKYSGEYREVGMAIDLVAETLWEQVFGKVCKRVTRGAAWPAALLALGTPAFAPAAAAALSPPNNNYHQRKRR